A stretch of the Pedobacter sp. MC2016-14 genome encodes the following:
- a CDS encoding type II secretion system protein J, whose translation MRKLAAFTLLEVTIAMLLISIVLGITYTAYRLVSRSYVTYAQKQERLATFLTADKLLRQDFLQAKGIVKLADGTAKGLELETPQGLITYQFAEAYLLRDQHALRIDTFKLAVKAPGLFFEGEPAEADGKVDQLHFETQLEGAALILNYKKLYSAQDLFD comes from the coding sequence ATGAGGAAGCTGGCCGCATTTACGCTATTGGAGGTAACGATTGCCATGCTGCTGATCAGCATTGTACTGGGCATTACGTATACGGCCTATCGGCTGGTGAGTCGATCTTATGTGACTTATGCGCAGAAACAGGAAAGGCTGGCTACCTTTTTAACCGCGGATAAACTGCTGAGACAGGACTTTTTGCAAGCTAAAGGGATTGTAAAATTGGCTGATGGTACGGCTAAAGGTTTAGAGTTGGAAACGCCACAGGGTTTGATTACGTACCAGTTTGCCGAGGCTTACCTGTTGCGGGACCAGCATGCGCTGCGGATAGATACGTTTAAGCTTGCGGTGAAAGCCCCCGGTCTCTTCTTTGAGGGGGAACCTGCTGAAGCTGATGGAAAGGTAGATCAGTTGCATTTTGAAACACAACTGGAGGGCGCAGCGCTGATCCTCAACTATAAAAAATTGTACAGTGCCCAGGATTTATTTGATTAA
- a CDS encoding toxin-antitoxin system YwqK family antitoxin: MMNRQLLLLWLLVMGAMTAYGQSYEDILQNRKVTVNYPDHTVTAYLKPVQAIATDSQLSYTWFSGHYIRITQGGYSGRLLHGYYQDFYLSKNLKEAGGYKNGLKEGVWKSWNEEGLLKEEVKWKHGLKHGKQLLYPGIKNAAGADSVQVMKYRKGKVVQPKRFFPKIKIGTPAFIKRIFHKKAAK; encoded by the coding sequence ATGATGAACAGACAACTCTTGCTGTTATGGCTATTGGTAATGGGCGCAATGACCGCCTATGGGCAATCTTACGAGGATATTCTACAAAACCGAAAGGTAACGGTAAACTACCCCGACCACACGGTAACCGCATATTTAAAACCTGTACAAGCAATTGCTACAGACAGTCAATTGTCTTACACCTGGTTTTCGGGCCACTACATCAGGATAACACAAGGCGGTTATAGCGGCAGACTGCTCCATGGCTACTACCAGGATTTTTACCTCAGCAAAAACTTAAAGGAAGCCGGGGGGTATAAAAACGGCTTGAAGGAGGGGGTATGGAAAAGCTGGAATGAAGAAGGTTTGCTGAAGGAAGAGGTAAAATGGAAGCATGGGCTAAAACATGGAAAGCAATTGCTATACCCGGGGATTAAGAATGCTGCTGGTGCCGATAGTGTACAGGTAATGAAGTATAGAAAAGGAAAAGTGGTACAGCCTAAACGTTTCTTCCCCAAAATTAAAATAGGTACGCCTGCTTTTATCAAACGCATCTTTCACAAAAAAGCAGCTAAATGA
- a CDS encoding type II secretion system F family protein produces the protein MPSIDISGYPKKKASKAKGSASAAEGKDLLAFLNQDISFGSKQVPDKKKESLYVELSTLLLSGIDLRTALELILVDQENAKDKVLFEGIRARILAGLALSEALKETERFSDYEYFSLKIGEETGRLGEVLTDLAKYYKSKIQQRRKIISAVSYPVIVLCTSMGAVLFMIKFVVPMFADVFLRFGGKLPWITATIISISTWFDQYFMWMVLGIVALVVLYFLKRNSTSFRRFSSALLMRTPIVGDIVKKIYLARFANTMRLLVSTDTPLLRSIALVRQMIDFYPIETSLLSVEQEILKGESLHKSLSAFSFYPPKMIQLIKVGEEVNRMDYFFEKIAQQYTEEVEFKTNAISSLLEPIIIIFLGLVVGVILIAMYLPMFQMSNSF, from the coding sequence ATGCCATCTATAGACATCTCCGGATACCCGAAAAAGAAAGCTTCTAAAGCGAAAGGTTCAGCTTCTGCTGCTGAAGGGAAAGACCTGCTGGCCTTTTTGAACCAGGACATTAGTTTTGGCAGCAAGCAGGTGCCGGATAAAAAGAAAGAAAGTTTGTATGTGGAGCTGAGCACTTTGTTGCTTTCGGGCATTGACCTGCGGACGGCATTGGAACTGATTTTAGTGGACCAGGAAAATGCGAAAGATAAGGTTTTATTTGAAGGGATCAGGGCCAGGATTTTAGCGGGTTTAGCACTTTCTGAGGCCTTAAAGGAAACGGAGCGTTTTAGTGATTACGAGTATTTTAGTTTAAAAATTGGCGAAGAAACGGGCAGGCTAGGTGAGGTGCTGACGGATCTGGCGAAGTATTATAAGAGTAAAATTCAGCAGCGGAGGAAGATCATCAGTGCGGTTTCGTATCCGGTGATTGTGCTTTGTACCTCTATGGGGGCGGTATTGTTTATGATCAAGTTTGTGGTGCCCATGTTTGCGGATGTGTTTTTACGCTTTGGCGGTAAGCTGCCCTGGATTACGGCGACGATCATCAGCATCAGTACCTGGTTTGACCAATATTTTATGTGGATGGTTTTGGGGATTGTGGCGCTAGTAGTTTTGTACTTTTTGAAACGGAACAGTACAAGTTTCAGACGGTTTTCTTCTGCCTTGTTGATGCGGACGCCCATTGTGGGTGACATTGTAAAGAAGATTTACCTGGCAAGGTTTGCCAATACAATGCGTTTACTGGTGAGCACGGATACGCCTTTGTTACGCTCTATTGCGCTGGTGCGGCAGATGATTGATTTTTATCCTATTGAAACTTCTTTGCTGAGTGTGGAGCAGGAGATTTTAAAAGGCGAATCGCTGCACAAAAGTCTTTCTGCTTTTTCTTTTTACCCGCCCAAAATGATCCAGCTGATTAAGGTTGGCGAAGAGGTAAACCGCATGGATTACTTTTTTGAAAAGATTGCCCAGCAGTATACGGAAGAGGTGGAGTTTAAAACCAATGCAATCAGCAGTCTGCTGGAACCGATCATCATCATCTTTTTAGGTTTGGTGGTCGGGGTGATTTTGATTGCGATGTATTTGCCAATGTTCCAAATGAGTAATAGTTTTTAA
- a CDS encoding PilN domain-containing protein, translated as MAFSWKGQKGLSGCAGAEVFIKADGTFELRLLHISLQASQLLVESKKEYTVSLDKILPEELKAPLAITLTGRGVLIKKTGKLDLLSEQNLQHLFPNLKLAEFYVQHFVSGGTSYVAIVRREVADAILKAFKKQGATVMLMSLGPFVADQVLPQLNSYNGNLNFDGHQVSLNQEKEWQDYTYTPGLNAGFTLKIDIEVMPEQFILAYATAFQLLLHERLELIEVETEGLAEQLAEYTAKLKFKRNSMLVLGGIFVLLLLNFLVFSHYNAANEEMAGRAGQQTSVTVNKEKMEADVKEKEAMVKNLGWNKGLPYAYLCDQLGQTVPGTITLTELTVNNLLTTGSSLLKESLAEPFTVRLKGQAENVYVLNDWMYVLKQKPWIKKVQLEKYLADEQQQTQVFTLILNF; from the coding sequence ATGGCATTTAGCTGGAAGGGACAAAAGGGATTGAGTGGCTGCGCAGGAGCCGAGGTTTTCATCAAAGCGGATGGAACTTTTGAGCTGCGCTTGTTGCACATTTCTTTACAGGCTTCGCAGCTTTTGGTAGAAAGTAAAAAGGAATATACCGTTAGTCTGGACAAAATACTTCCAGAGGAATTGAAAGCGCCGCTTGCCATTACCCTGACGGGAAGAGGGGTGCTGATTAAAAAAACCGGCAAACTGGATTTGCTCAGTGAGCAGAACCTGCAGCATTTGTTCCCCAATTTAAAACTGGCGGAATTTTATGTGCAGCATTTTGTTTCCGGGGGCACATCTTATGTGGCCATTGTGCGCAGGGAAGTTGCCGATGCGATTTTGAAAGCTTTTAAAAAGCAGGGTGCAACGGTGATGCTGATGAGCCTGGGGCCTTTTGTGGCGGATCAGGTACTGCCACAGCTGAATAGCTACAATGGAAACCTGAATTTTGACGGTCACCAGGTTAGCCTTAACCAGGAAAAGGAATGGCAGGATTATACGTATACACCAGGCTTAAATGCGGGCTTTACGCTAAAAATAGACATTGAGGTAATGCCAGAACAGTTTATTTTGGCTTATGCCACCGCTTTTCAGTTGTTGCTGCACGAGCGGCTTGAGCTGATAGAAGTAGAAACCGAGGGATTGGCGGAACAGCTGGCAGAATATACCGCAAAGCTGAAGTTTAAACGAAACAGCATGCTGGTACTGGGGGGTATTTTTGTGCTCCTGCTCCTAAATTTTTTAGTGTTTAGCCATTACAATGCCGCCAACGAGGAAATGGCCGGAAGGGCAGGGCAACAAACCAGCGTTACGGTAAACAAGGAAAAGATGGAAGCAGATGTGAAAGAGAAAGAGGCTATGGTTAAAAACCTGGGCTGGAATAAGGGACTGCCCTATGCTTATCTCTGCGATCAGCTGGGCCAAACCGTTCCGGGAACCATTACCCTGACAGAACTAACGGTAAATAATTTATTGACTACGGGCAGCAGTTTGCTGAAGGAAAGCCTGGCGGAGCCTTTTACGGTTAGGCTTAAAGGACAGGCAGAGAATGTGTATGTACTGAACGACTGGATGTATGTGTTGAAACAAAAACCCTGGATAAAAAAGGTGCAGCTGGAAAAATACTTAGCTGATGAGCAGCAGCAGACACAGGTGTTTACTTTAATCTTGAATTTTTAG